In the Streptomyces coeruleoprunus genome, CTCGTTGGTCCCGGTGTCCGTGCCAGCCAGGGGCGGGCCAAGAAACCACGCGTGGCTCCGCTGGAGCGTGTGGCGCACCGCAAGTGCGCCGTGGGACCTCGCTCCAGCGTGCGTGACCGGACGGCAGGGGACAGCAGCCCGGTCACCCGAAGAGCGGTCGGCCCCGGGGACGCCCGGGGCCGACCGCAGCGGACCGGTCCTTTCCCTCGCTTCCCCTCGACCCCCACCCATCCCGAGCGGCGCCCCCTCCCCCGGCGCCGCCCCTCAGCACCGGCATCGCCCTGACGTCGCTGCTGCAACACCAAGGGCCCCGCACCATCGTCTGCCGGCTGCGGGGCCCTTGGTGTCGCTTCGCTTGGATCAGCATTCCACCGAGGTCACACCGGGATGAAGGCGGGCCACCATTCGGGAATATTGCCGCGACACACCGGGGCCGGGTAGGAGTCGAGCACGCCGAGCCAGGCGATGAAGAACCACATCAGGCCCAGGTTCACGAGGACACCGAGGAGGACGGCCACCCAACGGCGCACCCTGCCGACGGCCCCGTAGACGGCGACCCATGAGAAAACCGTCGCACCCCAGACGAAGGGAGCAATCAGAACAAGAGCCCCTGAGTTCGCCGACGCGTTCACGCCCACGTCACATGAAGCCCACATGTTGCCGATGACGAAAACCACCAGGAGACTCGTCGGCACACCTAGCAGCGCACCGACGCGACGCCCTGTACGCCGGAATCCCGAGCCCTCTCCCTGCCCTGACTCCACGGAAATCAGTTCCTCCCTCAGTCGCCTGATCACGCCCAACCCTAGAGGCCACCAATCACCTGATCCGACCCCTGGATACGCAGGCGCTCGACCGTTGACAATACCGCTTCATGGAACTGTTCCCGAGTCAAGTCGTAGCCATAGTTCTCCCAGAGGTCGATGCCCGCCTGCATGGTGATTTCATCCCCCGGGTCGTTCCTCCCCACGAGGATGGAATCACCAAGAGAGGCCCCCTCGATCAGGGTCTCGGGATCGATCCCGGCAGCCCGCCCGACGTACCCGTAGTGAATATTCGACCAAATGTCATAGTACACGCGTAGGTTTCGCCCTGGAATCTTTGTGAAGTACCCGACCTCGGCAAGCTTGAACTTCACCTCGAGCTTTGGCTTGTGATCCCATACACAGACCCTGGGGCAGACTTTCCCAAACCACATCCCCAATGCCGCCTTATAATCTCTTCCCGTGTCCCGGAAATCGAGGACGTCGCTCAGGCTCCAAGGGCGAAGCAACCATTTGATCTGGTTCACTTCGTCCGACCGGCTGTTTGCAAAGAGTTCCGAGAGCATGTACTGCTCGATCTCATAGAAGAGCTCTTCATCTTTTTGCGGTTTGGCAGAGGCGGCAGACGGCTCCCTGTTCCCGGCGCCGCCGCCGCTTGCATATCCAGGCGCAACGCCTCCGCCGGTCGGCTTGCCGTTCTTTGAAAGGCTGCCACCCGAGTCCGTGACCACGCCATTTCCGCAGCCCTCATCGAAACCCTTTCCGCATGCCAGGCGGAGGCCAGATGGGTCGGCGAAAGCACCCGGGTTTTGAGCACCGTAGCTGTAGCCATTCAAGGTCTGGGGCCTGTCGATCTCCATAATGGGATCGACGCTGACGAACTGGCCGATCGCCGGGTCGTACTGGCGGGCTCCGACGTGGGTGAGGCCCGTTGCCTCGTCTGCTGTCTTGCCCAGAAACGCCTTGTCGTCGGGCCAGCCGGAGGCCTGGGACCCTCGCGGGGACCCGAAGGGCGTCATGTGGCGCTTCACGAAGGGCTGCGACGCGTCCGCGCCGATCGCCAGGGTCGAGGTCCCGTGGTGGTCGCCCGCGAGGTAGTGGAGCTTGTCGCTGCCCGTTTGGTTCGTGCGGACCGCGATCCTCGTTTCGCCGGCGGTGTACGTGCGCTGGGCCCACGTGGTGCCGTTGGCTCTCAGGTGCAGTTCCGTCGTGCCCACGTACAGGATTCGCTCGGCGCCCGAGGTGTTGCGGATCAGCAGTTCGCCGTCGGCGTCGTAGAGGTAGTCCGTTGCCTTGGTCCCCTCCGTCAGGCGGGACAGCTTGCCTTCGGGGCTCCAGTCCAGGGACTGGTCGGTCTGCGGGCCGGGGCGGGTCTTCGTGTTTCCGCTCGGGTCGTAGGTGTACGAACGGCCCGGGGTCGTGCAGTCGCCGCTCGTACTCGTGCCCGTCAGGGCGTGGGGCTGGGCGCCCTTGTAGCAGTACGTCGTCGTCGTGTCGCCGGACGACTTGTGCTGGGTTTCCGTCACCCGCTGGCCGGCCGCGTTGTAGGTGTAGCTCGTCCAGTACGGGGCCGGGCCCGACAGGCTGCTCGCGTTGCGGGCGTCCGCGCAGTTCTGGGACGTGGGCGTCCAGGCATCCGTGAGGCGACGGTGCCCGTCGTACGCGAAGCACTGGGTTTCGGCAGTGGTGGTGCCGCCGAGCGTTGTCGGGTCGGCGATCGACTTGACGTTGCCTGCCTGGTCGTAGCTGTAGGTGAGGTCCTGCAGCATGTACGGGTGCGTCTGGTCCGTGACGTGGCTTCGGAGCAGGCGGCCCGTGCCCGCCTCGTAGGTGTTGGAGACGTATGCCTTCTTGAACGCCTCCGTGTTGCCCGTGCCGAGGACCAGCTGCTGGACCTGGCCGATGGCCGAGTAGTCGACGTCCAGGAGGTAGCCCGTCGTGCCGGTGATGGACTTCACCAGTCCTACGGCGTTGTAGCCGTAGGAGATGGTCTCCTTCGGCAGGCCACCGAGGGCCGGTGCCGTGCTGGTCTCCGAAGTGCCGTCGATGCGGTACGTACTTCCGAGTTCGATCGTGGAGGGCGCGCCCGCCGCGACCAGAGGGTCGCTCGTCGGCAGCCTCAGCTGCGTGGACGTCGGGCGGTTCAGGGTGTCGTAGGCGCCAATCGCCTTGGTGTACGCCTGCCCCGTCCTACCGCCGACGTAACGCGTGCTGGAGTCGACGTAGCCCTTGAGGAGCGTGTCGTAGGTGATCGACGTCAGCTGATGGGCATCCGTCTTCTCACCGGACCACGTTCCGACTCTGCGCCCCAGTTCGTCGTACTCCGTCAGGACGGCCGAGCCGCGGGCGTCCGTCGCCTTGATCACGCGGTCGGCCGCGTCGTACTCGTTCCGCGACGTGCCCTTGTCCGGGTCCGTGTCGACCACCAGGCGGCCGAACAGGTCGTACGAGCGCGCCCACTTCGCCCCGTCGGCACCGGTGACTGTCAGCTCCTTGTCGTCCAGCGCGTGGGTGAACTGGACACTGGTGTAGGGGGTTCCGGCCATCGCACCGTACGCCGTGTCGGCGGGGTCCTGGCCCGCGTACGTGCGCGTCTCCGCCGTGCGGCCGCGGGCATCGCTGATGCTCCGGGTCGCGTTGCCGCCCTGTACCGCGGTCGTGGCGGTCGAGTCACCCGTGTACGTCGTGGTCGTGGACCACCTCTCCGCGCCGAACACGATGAAAGTGTTGCGTGTCGCGCGGCCTGCGCCGTCGTAGACCGTCTGCGTCTGCTTCGGCGCCTCACCGTACTCAGCGCGGGTGTACGTGCCGTTCGGTGCACTGGTGTTGTCGAAGATGTCCGCGAACGTCTCGTAGGCCAGGCCCCGGGAGTCGTAGCGGGTGTCGGTGAGGACCCGGCCGTCGTGCGGGCTCGGGACCTGGTCCTGGAGCTTGCGCAGGAGGGCGTCGTAGAGGGCGTAGGAGGTGTTGTACGTCTCCCCGTCCGCCTTCAAGGTGGCCGTTGAGACCCACGACGGGCGGGTTGCGCTCACGCTGTAACGGAACTTCTGGTTCGGTCCCTGACCCGCGCCCTTCTCGCGGTTCGGCAGCCACACGTCCGTCAGGCGGCCCAGGGAGTCGTAGGACAGTTCCGTCTTCTTGAGATTGGCGTCGTACGTACGCTCCGGCTGTCCTCGACGTGGATCGATGAAGCTCGCCGTCCGATGGCCCTTCGGGTTGGTGACGATCGTCTTCGTCAGCGGTCCCGCCGTGGCCGGGGTGTAGGCGGTCGTCGTGGCTTTGCCCACCGCGTCGGTCACGGTGAGCGGGCGGCCGAGAACGTCGTACGTCGCGCTGCCGAGCATCTGCCAGGTCACCGCGCCCGTGGAGGTGTACGCCTGGGCGCGGCCCGTCCAGGTGGCCAGGCCCTTCGTGGGCGTCATCGCCGGGGACCACGTGGCGCCGTCATAAGCCGTGGCCGTGTCGGACAGGACGTCGCCGCGGCGGGTCGAGTCCGTCGGCAGGTCGAGGGACGTGTCCGCGACGGCGCACGCCTTGCCCACGGTCCTGGTGCGCGAGACCAGGGCGTTGAGGCCGAGGGGCGTGTTGCGGGCGTACCACGTGCGGGTGCACGTCTCGTCGCCGCTCTTCGCGTCCTCGCCGCGGTCCTCCACCTGGTACGGCATGCCGTGGCTATCGTGGTCCGTGACGGCCGTGCGGGCGCGCCACGTCTGCGGGACGGTCAAGTAGGTGTACTCGGTGGACTTCTGAACGCGTACGAAGCGGGCCACCCGGGCGTCCGCATCGGGAACGCTCTGGTGGGCCGTCTGCTGGGACCACGGCTCGTTGACCTGTGCGCTGATCGCCGTCGCCCCGTCGTACGTCACCCGCTGGCGCAGCTGACCGGCGTACTGGTCGCTGTCCTTGATCGGTGCGATGCCCAGGGTTGGGGATGTCAGCGGCGCGATGCTGACGGAGCGCGTCGTGCCGTTCTTGAGCTTGTCGCCGTCCATGCCCTGCATGTAGACGGACACCGTCTTCGAGCGGGTGGTGGTCTTGGCGCCCGTGTAGACCGTGACCTGGCGGTAGCCACGCCAGTCGGACCACGTGCGCTCCGCCTTCGGGGTCATCGGGTCGTCGCTGTAGTGCCAGGCGGCGCCGCTGTACGCGTACTCGTGCTCGACCACGTCGTTCTTGCCGGCCGGGTCAGAGGTCGTCACCGCGACGACTCGGTACTTCTGGAACCAGTCCACGGAGGCGTCCTGGGCGCCATTGATGTTCCAGTACTGCGGGAAGCAGTTGCGGGTGTTCGTGTCCTCGGCCGCGCCGACGACCCCGCTCCGTACGCATTCGGGGGCCGACATCGTGACCGTGGTGATCGCGCCGGTCTCCGAGGTGATCGTGGAGACGCGGGGGCGGGTCAGGGGCAGGATGTCATCCGTCCCGTCCACTCGGTTCGGTCGCATCTGGTACGTGAAGGAGATCGGGGGCATCGTGATGGCCGTGCCCGCCTTCGCCGTCCGCTGGAGGGACGTGAGCGTCAGGACGTGGTCGGACGTGTCACCGATGTCGCCGCCGTCCAGATACTGCTGGGTGAACGCCCACGAGTCGACCGGCTGGTACGTGCTGGAGGCCGCCGACCAGGAGAAGGTGTGGACGCCGGTCAGGCGCTTGCGGGAGAAGAACGTCGGGCCCGCGCTGCGGCACTCCGTCGCGCCGCTCGCACAGATCGCGTCGAACGGGACGTCCGGCCAATTGTCGGCGGTGTCCTTGGTGAGCGAGGAGCAGTCCGCGACAGTGCAGCGTTCCGCGTGGCTGAAGGTGACCTTCGCGTCGGCGTCGTCCGTGAACAGGGCGCCCTTGCGCAGGCCGTACTTGATCTCTGTCAGGTAGCCGCCGCGGGTGTACGAGGCGTTGGCCGTTGTTGCCTTGTTCTTCTTGTAGTGGTTCGTTTCCTTCGTGTACCAGTACGTGGCGCTGTTGCCACTGGTGTCCTCGACGTAGTCGAGGTTCCACCGCCAGGCCTGGGTCAGGGCACGGTCCGCGAAGGCCGAGCCGGCCGTGTAGCCGGGGTCGCCGGAGTCATCGCCGAAGACCGGGACGGTCCAGGCGGAGTTCGTGCGCTGGGTAGTGGCGCCGTCCAGCTTGTCGAGGCCGAAGACGTACCGCGTGCCGTCGCCGGTGATGACGGTCCAGTACTCACCGTCGTTGTCACCGTTCTCGGCGCCCGTGGAGTGGATGACCTTGGAGTCGTCGTCGCCCTGGAGGCGCCAGACGCCGCTGGTGTCGTCCTTGACCAGACGGGTCGATTTGCCGTTCAGGACGAGCGAGGCGTTGTCGTACTTCCAGCAGCGGTCGTAGACGTCCGCGTGGCCGTCATCGTCACAGCTGCCGTAGGAGCGTTCGATGTAGGACTCCGTGATGGAGAAGCCCTCGCCGACCGCGCTGCCTTGGTTGTTCGTGGTCGCGGTGC is a window encoding:
- a CDS encoding RHS repeat-associated core domain-containing protein, whose product is MSFGIGTTRRGRGAPRARGSRPLLVSLALALAVPVGLPPVAAEAATGGLGRPDVPKPRVSKVKEVRGPGAKEARDRVTKESEANKAQAERARHENTAATWPKPGSAKIALRPGGASKAAPGGLPVTLAPTGGQRAASSAATVTVLDQKAAGRLGITGVVLTAAAQSPGQAQLTVDYRTFASALGGGWAGRLQLVQLPACALTTPQKSECRTRTPLRSRNDTDEQRVSATVALPEAATGLTPQLATAATAASSSSSTVLAVTATGDPGSGEAANGAGDYTATPLSESSSWQAGAGSGAFTWSYDFTTPPAAAGPAPSLSLSYDSASIDGRTATTNNQGSAVGEGFSITESYIERSYGSCDDDGHADVYDRCWKYDNASLVLNGKSTRLVKDDTSGVWRLQGDDDSKVIHSTGAENGDNDGEYWTVITGDGTRYVFGLDKLDGATTQRTNSAWTVPVFGDDSGDPGYTAGSAFADRALTQAWRWNLDYVEDTSGNSATYWYTKETNHYKKNKATTANASYTRGGYLTEIKYGLRKGALFTDDADAKVTFSHAERCTVADCSSLTKDTADNWPDVPFDAICASGATECRSAGPTFFSRKRLTGVHTFSWSAASSTYQPVDSWAFTQQYLDGGDIGDTSDHVLTLTSLQRTAKAGTAITMPPISFTYQMRPNRVDGTDDILPLTRPRVSTITSETGAITTVTMSAPECVRSGVVGAAEDTNTRNCFPQYWNINGAQDASVDWFQKYRVVAVTTSDPAGKNDVVEHEYAYSGAAWHYSDDPMTPKAERTWSDWRGYRQVTVYTGAKTTTRSKTVSVYMQGMDGDKLKNGTTRSVSIAPLTSPTLGIAPIKDSDQYAGQLRQRVTYDGATAISAQVNEPWSQQTAHQSVPDADARVARFVRVQKSTEYTYLTVPQTWRARTAVTDHDSHGMPYQVEDRGEDAKSGDETCTRTWYARNTPLGLNALVSRTRTVGKACAVADTSLDLPTDSTRRGDVLSDTATAYDGATWSPAMTPTKGLATWTGRAQAYTSTGAVTWQMLGSATYDVLGRPLTVTDAVGKATTTAYTPATAGPLTKTIVTNPKGHRTASFIDPRRGQPERTYDANLKKTELSYDSLGRLTDVWLPNREKGAGQGPNQKFRYSVSATRPSWVSTATLKADGETYNTSYALYDALLRKLQDQVPSPHDGRVLTDTRYDSRGLAYETFADIFDNTSAPNGTYTRAEYGEAPKQTQTVYDGAGRATRNTFIVFGAERWSTTTTYTGDSTATTAVQGGNATRSISDARGRTAETRTYAGQDPADTAYGAMAGTPYTSVQFTHALDDKELTVTGADGAKWARSYDLFGRLVVDTDPDKGTSRNEYDAADRVIKATDARGSAVLTEYDELGRRVGTWSGEKTDAHQLTSITYDTLLKGYVDSSTRYVGGRTGQAYTKAIGAYDTLNRPTSTQLRLPTSDPLVAAGAPSTIELGSTYRIDGTSETSTAPALGGLPKETISYGYNAVGLVKSITGTTGYLLDVDYSAIGQVQQLVLGTGNTEAFKKAYVSNTYEAGTGRLLRSHVTDQTHPYMLQDLTYSYDQAGNVKSIADPTTLGGTTTAETQCFAYDGHRRLTDAWTPTSQNCADARNASSLSGPAPYWTSYTYNAAGQRVTETQHKSSGDTTTTYCYKGAQPHALTGTSTSGDCTTPGRSYTYDPSGNTKTRPGPQTDQSLDWSPEGKLSRLTEGTKATDYLYDADGELLIRNTSGAERILYVGTTELHLRANGTTWAQRTYTAGETRIAVRTNQTGSDKLHYLAGDHHGTSTLAIGADASQPFVKRHMTPFGSPRGSQASGWPDDKAFLGKTADEATGLTHVGARQYDPAIGQFVSVDPIMEIDRPQTLNGYSYGAQNPGAFADPSGLRLACGKGFDEGCGNGVVTDSGGSLSKNGKPTGGGVAPGYASGGGAGNREPSAASAKPQKDEELFYEIEQYMLSELFANSRSDEVNQIKWLLRPWSLSDVLDFRDTGRDYKAALGMWFGKVCPRVCVWDHKPKLEVKFKLAEVGYFTKIPGRNLRVYYDIWSNIHYGYVGRAAGIDPETLIEGASLGDSILVGRNDPGDEITMQAGIDLWENYGYDLTREQFHEAVLSTVERLRIQGSDQVIGGL